The following proteins are encoded in a genomic region of Aliiroseovarius sp. F47248L:
- a CDS encoding DUF1328 domain-containing protein, giving the protein MLGWSITFLVVALIAAFLGFGGIAGTAAGIAKILFFVFLILFVITLFRRAAS; this is encoded by the coding sequence ATGCTAGGTTGGTCCATTACTTTTCTCGTTGTCGCCCTGATTGCCGCGTTCCTTGGTTTTGGCGGTATTGCTGGTACGGCTGCTGGTATCGCGAAGATATTGTTCTTTGTCTTCCTGATCTTGTTCGTGATCACGCTGTTTCGCCGTGCGGCCAGCTAA
- a CDS encoding PAS domain-containing protein, whose product MSRTYDDSWLRKNLSELPYATCLTDPNLPDNPLVFVNDLFCDLTGYSREQLLGKNCRLLQSLATDQDEISRMRDAIGKGREIAADLLNTRADGSTFWNRLSIKPIYDDDGTLQRFTGVLMQIEDSPIETLLEAQRQSETAITELHHRLKNHLSLIHSSARLQIRESGENEGLLAIMNRIQSLQTLYAGMEQGSEAPAELDRVDLFAHLSTICEAITDLEERINFECDIPAEPIEVSIDTATQLGMMVAELVTNAMQHAFGDTEGTITLLGQVTTNGVTITVADDGRGMTGTESDALGSGLGGKILHQMAKSLSAEFSTEQRDTGTAIRLSLSLNDT is encoded by the coding sequence ATGTCCCGAACATATGATGATTCCTGGTTGCGTAAGAACCTGTCCGAACTTCCATATGCCACTTGCCTGACCGACCCGAACCTGCCGGACAATCCATTGGTGTTCGTCAACGATCTGTTCTGCGATCTGACCGGATACTCTCGCGAACAGTTGCTTGGAAAGAACTGCCGTCTTCTGCAAAGCCTCGCAACTGACCAAGATGAAATTTCACGCATGCGCGACGCAATTGGAAAAGGCAGAGAGATTGCAGCTGACCTTCTAAACACTCGCGCGGACGGCAGCACCTTCTGGAACAGATTGTCGATCAAACCCATCTACGACGATGACGGCACATTGCAGCGGTTCACCGGCGTTCTTATGCAGATCGAAGACAGCCCCATCGAAACGCTGCTGGAAGCACAGCGCCAATCCGAAACTGCCATCACCGAACTGCACCACCGGTTGAAGAACCACCTGTCACTTATTCACTCGTCCGCGCGGCTTCAGATCCGCGAAAGCGGCGAGAATGAAGGGTTGCTGGCGATCATGAACCGCATCCAATCCCTCCAAACACTCTATGCCGGGATGGAACAGGGAAGCGAAGCACCGGCCGAACTCGACCGGGTCGATCTGTTCGCCCACCTTTCCACGATTTGCGAAGCGATTACTGACCTTGAGGAGCGCATCAATTTTGAGTGTGACATCCCTGCGGAGCCAATCGAAGTCAGCATTGATACAGCCACGCAATTGGGAATGATGGTTGCGGAGCTTGTCACCAACGCGATGCAACACGCCTTTGGTGACACCGAGGGTACGATCACGTTGCTAGGTCAGGTCACAACGAATGGTGTCACCATTACAGTCGCCGATGATGGTCGCGGCATGACCGGCACTGAATCCGATGCTCTTGGTTCAGGTTTGGGCGGCAAAATACTGCACCAGATGGCAAAATCCCTGTCAGCCGAATTTTCAACAGAACAGCGCGACACCGGAACGGCCATTCGGTTGAGCCTTAGTTTGAACGACACATAA
- a CDS encoding exopolysaccharide biosynthesis protein, which produces MTNDPDVDPDNQIAEIVDTLLDLRDQKGRSIGAMIDHLGVASFTPILLFVSLVIVTPLSGVPGLSSVCGLLISIVSAQLLLGRQQLWLPDYILRRHMPGQKLHTALSSLEGPMRWVQNVTTRRMAVLTLPPFSYLLYSVCFLCGAAMPFLELVPMTSSLLAAVVALLSISLISKDGVFALLGLTGLVTTAVLVITIGQLIS; this is translated from the coding sequence ATGACAAACGATCCCGATGTTGACCCCGATAACCAGATCGCAGAAATTGTTGACACCCTTCTTGATCTGCGTGATCAAAAGGGAAGGTCGATCGGGGCAATGATCGACCATTTGGGTGTGGCGTCTTTCACGCCGATTTTGTTGTTTGTCAGTTTGGTCATTGTCACGCCATTAAGTGGTGTGCCGGGGTTGTCGTCGGTCTGTGGCCTGCTGATTTCGATCGTTTCGGCTCAGTTGCTTCTTGGTCGTCAGCAACTATGGCTGCCTGACTACATCCTGCGCCGTCATATGCCGGGCCAAAAACTCCACACGGCCTTGTCTAGCCTTGAGGGACCAATGAGATGGGTGCAAAACGTCACCACGCGCCGGATGGCCGTGCTGACACTTCCACCGTTTTCCTATCTGCTTTACTCGGTCTGCTTTCTGTGTGGCGCCGCCATGCCGTTTCTTGAGCTGGTACCAATGACATCATCGCTGCTGGCGGCGGTCGTCGCGTTGCTGTCCATCTCACTGATCAGCAAGGATGGCGTGTTTGCTTTGCTGGGGTTGACCGGGCTGGTGACCACGGCGGTGTTGGTGATCACCATCGGTCAATTAATTAGCTGA